The following are encoded together in the Daucus carota subsp. sativus chromosome 5, DH1 v3.0, whole genome shotgun sequence genome:
- the LOC135152827 gene encoding uncharacterized protein LOC135152827: MGEDGTMKCPCKRCRNLNWLSIDDVRFHLLAKGMLEGYTVWTSHGEERGRKRSRTSHNRYCVREPTRVEQPVDLNAMLHDFAGENSEFYNNVDTGTRNVEEVPNDSARKLYEVIVENGAPIYPGNTKYTRLSFTTKLLEFKNISHCSNKAFDSLLTLFADVLPKKHTLSQTYYEMKKIMKGLRVEYQKIDLCENDCMLFYGDDKDKVVCDICGQDRYQDVLRKDGKKIPKKILRHFPLIPRLQRLYMSKHTSDHMRWYKNRDVKDGEISHPVDREEWKNFDRRYPSFAQEIRNIRLGLATDGFNPFGPTGKKTYSVWPIVVVVYNLPPSMCMKKLYMFMTDIVPGPNSIGKDINVCLRPLIDELKILWNTGIETYDQSLKQNFTMRAALMWTISDYPAMSMISGWSGKGKLGCQVCLGSVQGFQLKHCGKCSFYGTNRIFLEPNDPLRRKSNLFDNTERRVFRGRLSGEGIKELLDGLVFPPPGKTNTKARSIGYGEEHHWTHVPIFYELPYWSSHSLQYSIDIMHTEKNVFENLFFTIVNAKKSKDHKKARADCKHFGVLPHLWIDENGKSPKAPFSITRKQRKLLCEWISSLKLSDGYSSNISRCCNVEECTFYGFKSHDCHIFLQKLLPLAIRELLPAPIADAITAIANFFQDLCSSTVTKTDLEIMEKSVVKALCLLETIFPQSWFDSMEHLVVHLAEEIRLAGPAYWHWMYPIERLLEKLKQKVGNKARVEGSIAERYMEEEIVNICAFYFASDSIHNKLSRNEVLFDVQKTDKLEVFKYPCDSLGKERSRYLNDDEQLLADEYVLLNSPEVQPYLRRYQDRVMRQRPETTPQQLDHIVKTRFKAWFKKKVGKDEIDGPRFMDLLEGPALKNEEEEDDNEDNDDDNEDDDEDDDGFDDFQ, translated from the exons ATGGGAGAAGATGGTACAATGAAGTGTCCTTGTAAACGTTGTAGGAATTTGAATTGGTTAAGTATCGATGATGTTAGATTCCATTTACTTGCTAAGGGGATGCTTGAGGGTTATACCGTTTGGACATCacatggtgaagaaagaggaagaaaacgTAGTCGAACATCGCATAATCGTTATTGTGTTCGGGAACCTACGAGGGTAGAACAACCGGTAGATTTGAATGCGATGCTACATGATTTTGCCGGTGAAAATTCCGAATTTTATAACAACGTGGATACGGGAACTAGGAATGTAGAAGAAGTTCCAAATGATAGTGCAAGAAAATTGTATGAGGTGATTGTTGAAAATGGAGCACCTATTTATCCCGGTAATACGAAGTATACAAGATTAAGCTTTACCACAAAATTGTTAGAATTCAAGAATATCTCACATTGTAGTAATAAGGCTTTTGATAGTTTGCTTACACTTTTTGCGGATGTATTACCAAAAAAACACACGTTGTCCCAAACTTATTATGAAATGAAGAAGATAATGAAGGGTTTGAGGGTTGAATATCAAAAGATTGATTTAtgtgagaatgattgtatgttattttatggagatgacaaggataaagttgtgtgtgatatatgtgGTCAAGATCGTTATCAGGATGTTTTGAGGAAAGATggtaaaaaaataccaaaaaaaatattgagacatTTTCCTTTGATTCCTCGACTACAACGCTTGTATATGTCAAAACATACATCCGACCATATGAGATGGTACAAGAATCGAGATGTCAAAGATGGAGAAATTAGTCATCCCGTGGACAGAGAAGAGTGGAAAAATTTTGATCGTCGATATCCATcatttgctcaagaaattcGTAATATAAGGCTTGGCCTTGCAACCGACGGTTTCAACCCATTTGGCCCTACCGGGAAAAAAACATATAGTGTGTGGCCCATAGTAGTAGTTGTCTACAATCTTCCGCCATCAATGTGTATGAAAAAACTCTATATGTTTATGACCGATATAGTGCCGGGTCCGAATAGCATTGGCAAAGATATTAACGTTTGTCTAAGGCCtctcattgatgaattgaagatATTGTGGAATACAGGAATTGAAACATATGATCAAtctttgaaacaaaattttacaatgaGAGCGGCTCTTATGTGGACAATTAGTGATTATCCCGCTATGAGTATGATAAGTGGATGGTCGGGTAAAGGAAAATTAGGATGTCAAGTGTGTCTTGGAAGTGTGCAAGGGTTTCAATTAAAACATTGTGGTAAATGTAGTTTCTATGGCACGAACCGAATATTCCTTGAACCGAATGATCCACTACGTCGGAaaagtaatttgtttgataatacGGAAAGAAGAGTGTTTCGTGGTCGTTTGTCCGGGGAGGGTATAAAGGAGTTGCTTGACGGTTTAGTTTTTCCACCACCCGGAAAGACTAATACAAAGGCGAGGAGTATCGGATATGGGGAAGAGCATCATTGGACTCATGTTCCAATTTTTTATGAACTCCCTTATTGGTCTTCACATAGTTTACAATATTCAATTGATATCATGCATacggaaaaaaatgtttttgagaaCCTATTTTTTACTATTGTGAATGCGAAGAAGTCAAAGGATCACAAAAAAGCAAGAGCGGATTGCAAGCACTTTGGTGTGTTACCTCATTTGTGGATCGATGAAAATGGCAAGTCACCCAAAGCACCTTTTTCCATTACAAGAAAACAACGTAAACTTTTGTGTGAATGGATTAGTTCACTGAAACTTTCAGACGGTTATTCCTCAAATATATCTCGTTGTTGTAATGTTGAGGAGTGTACATTTTATGGATTCAAATCGcatgattgtcatatatttcttcaaaaattattgcCTCTTGCAATTCGTGAGCTTTTACCGGCGCCTATTGCGGATGCCATCACGGCAattgcaaatttttttcaagatttgtgcTCATCCACGGTTACAAAAACCGATTTGGAAATAATGGAAAAATCAGTTGTGAAGGCATTGTGtttgttggaaacaatttttcctcaaaGTTGGTTTGATTCGATGGAACACTTGGTTGTGCATTTGGCGGAAGAAATTAGACTTGCTGGACCTGCTTACTGGCATTGGATGTATCCAATTGAGCGTTTATTGGAGAAACTAAAACAAAAGGTCGGCAATAAAGCAAGAGTTGAGGGTTCCATTGCCGAACGATATATGGAGGAGGAGATTGTCAATATTTGTGCTTTTTACTTTGCATCCGACTCGATTCACAATAAATTAAGTCGTAACGAAGTTTTGTTTGATGTACAAAAGACCGACAAATTAGAAGTTTTTAAATATCCATGTGATTCTCTTGGAAAAGAACGAAGTCGATATTTGAATGATGATGAGCAATTATTAGCTGATGAATATGTTCTTCTAAACTCTCCTGAAGTTCAACCTTATCTAAG GAGGTACCAAGATCGAGTTATGAGACAACGTCCTGAGACAACACCACAACAATTAGATCATATTGTGAAAACTCGATTCAAAGCTTGGTTTAAGAAAAAGGTTGGGAAAGACGAGATAGACGGACCTCGTTTCATGGACTTGCTAGAAGGACCGGCATTAAAG aatgaagaagaggaagatgataatgaagataatgatgatgataatgaagatgatgatgaagatgatgacggTTTTGATGACTTTCAATGA